TAGAGGGTGACCGCTATGTTAATGCAGTAGCATCAGGTGTGTGATTAAATTTCTGCCTCAATAGCTTTCGGTATTTGGCATGAGAAAATGTTAATATATTTCTCATGAGAACTACTTTCCATCGATATTTAcgatattttattaatttatccGAATataaagctttttttgttcagatACATCAGTGTTAACCCCGTGCAGGCGTTTACCTcgtgattttaaaatattccctgtagttttaaattttccccgtaatttttcctcattttagTGAGCTGTTGCAATAAGCTATAGGCTTCTCTTATTTTGCTACCATTTTTATGGTGAAAGTTAATGCAAATATTCGTAATTTTAACATAGTAATGTATTGAATATTCTGATTTGCTCCGAAACCGTGAATTATTGTAAAACTGTCTCATGATACTACCGCAATTTATTGACTCATGATACTATCAGGTAATGGGaggtaaaaaaataatttctcAAATTTCATTTTACAGTACCGCTTTCTGTAGAGCGCGATACTTTGTGAGGAACGTAGCCTATTGTTTATCGTAACACATGCAACGTTAATGGCGTGTTGTACTTCCAATAGAAACTCGATTATCATATTAACGAACCCTTTAGGAATTTCCAAACAAAAAGGTTTCTTTGTCAGTGTGTTTCAATGTTTTAAATTCCAGtttggtatgtttttttagACAGGTTGGTTTCATCTCACTTTCCAACTGATTCATTATTGAACATGATTTAACTGGCAGAATTGCATGACAGACTTACATCCTGAAAGTTGATATCATTGGGCAGCGTTGTGTGTTGGAAGCTGTCCATCGGTgccaaacgaaaacaatttaTTCATTCTGATGCATGCAATGATGTGCACCAAGAAATGTACACTTTTGTGATGCTGAACTGATGTTTATACACAATTATGCATTCACAAgtacagcaaaaaataaatcacttttAAAGCTTAAGAATATCATTTCATCGTACAACGCAAGCTATGTTAATTTAgtcaatttgaaatttaatatcGTTAACTTGCTACAGTATTAAGCACAGTCCTGTAAGTACACAAGCATGcattttttaaaatcaaactaTTACAATTCAACAAATGATTACCACTGCGCTTTTTACAACATGTGAATTTCGAGGAAAAACTATACTAATCCATAGTCAATGAGAGTGTCAATGTGAATGAAAGGTAGATGACAAAGTTTCGACGGTTGATCGATGCCATTGCTTCATGGAAGCTTGTTTTTCTACAaagtttttaaaatgcaaacaataatATGCGGAACGAAGCGTGAAAACTTCATTTGATGATGTTTATGGTATCTTCTACTGAATATTGGATGAATTACAGGATAGAACATAGTAGATTCTATTCACAGTTGATCGTGGGAAAAGTAAGAAAACAGCcgataaatttcaaattacaGCTAACAGATGTTCCACGGTTACGTAACACATTTTTTGAAAACGTGTAACAACAAAAACTGTATTACATTTTTGATGTCATTTTCCCAGCTGAACGAAACCTCCTTTTCgagaatttttttattaaaacataCTAACACACACTCAATCGCTTTTAGTTTCGCAAGATTTATTTCATACATATTCGACATAACAGATTTGACTCTATGTTGCACGAAAAATCGTCTTATTTCTGATAAATGTAGTCATTTATATTCAGATAGTAAGATTCATATTTTACGCCTGCATAAAACTGCCACAtgagaaaattgaataatttcaaGGATAGTTGtttgaagcaagaaaaatccTGAAACGATCGAAAACGATTAGCTACAAAGCGAAGTAGTAAAGCATGATTTTATATCTCGGCATAATTTTGTTGATCAGGTTTCTAAAGGCATCTGTCCTGTATCGGAATACATCGTGTTTATTCTCGGATGTTTGCCTTCAAAGTATGCAATTATAGAGTTATCAGTGATAGCACAACACCGGTGAAGATAACACGTCAGCAAGAGACTACTAGCGTAGAATTTCCGAGAGCACTGATGATGCATATTAAACATCATATTACTCAGTATCATCAGCCACGGCAGCATCACCAGAGATGCTTATCAAACATTGCACTGCACGAACGACAATGTTGAATTTAAATGTGAATGATGAGCTTGACATTGGACGCATAAGAGCGAAGTAGCGAGTAGCTTGGCTATGGAATATAAAACCATTAAAATCTTTAAAACAGATCTTGGTCAGGATGGTTGCGCTATGTCtgtaaaagaacaaataaaattatatttcgAAGTATCGTTTTTCCTGACTGCTTGAGTCTTGTTTTATAAGAaaattgagcatttttttaatatgtAGGTTGATAAGTAACATCCAGGTATCTTAAAAGAAACTTATTAAATTTCTCTCCCCATTTAAAGCTCCCACCGAAGTACGGAGTAATATTTTCGATTTAAAAGAAGTGCATTGATCTAATTTGCAAGTGCATTTATCATTTTCTGATACTCCATCAGAGGAGACGTTCGTTGATTGAATGAAATGGCTGCTACGGAAAGAAACAAGTGGAGTAACATCATTGTTGCCTTTGCTTCAATATCCCATCCTAGATATGAGTGTTATCAGGAGGATGGCTTTTTAGAACagtttatttatatatttatttatttttgaatctCAACTGAGCCTCTCCTGCACGTaagactgactatccagctacgagaaTACTTCAAGAGATAGAAAGCCTTAAATTATCAAGACAGATCTTGATCGTACACAAGTTTTTGAGCCACTTAAGAAGAAGATAATGTTTTTACATTATTCCGGTGTCCAGCTTTTGCATACATCCGGATTATCTGTCATATAATTATATGATAAAATACCGTATGATTTATGGTCTCAAATCTACGCACGTGTTCCTCAAAGTGACAAGAATATTGCTTCGTTTCGTTAAAGCATTTTAATTGGTTTTTTgacaataaaataatacattcaCTTTATTGATTAGTACAAATTATATTCAGTTGAATCCACTGTAAGAAAGGTTTCGATTTACGTTTCCTGGTGTTTGTACTCATTATTGCAAACATTTTCGATTACATtcgaaatttaaatgaaatgtgtttttgccATCGACACCAGCCATCCCTGCTGCAGTTGTTTCCCAAACACGCGTGACTAAAGCCTTATTAAACGACGTGTAGTCAAGTGCACAAAATCTACAAACGATCTATTGAACGTACGACCGACGTCGACGTATGAGTAGAGAAGCGAGTCTGTGTGCGATCAGCGTTGGTTGTTGCTGGATGATGAACAAATTAtcgccctcttttttttggtacagGGGTAAACATCATCGTCCTTGCCATTcatcccccccaaaaaaaaaacccctaacaTCCACCGTCACCCATCAGATGGCGCCCTTTTAAAGGACGCCGTCTCCTTTGCATCAACGGAAAAGGGCTCGTCCTTCCACCGATGGTgcgtaaattatgcaaaagaaCCCCCCGACATGGCTGTTCTCATCCCCGCTTCTCGGTGGGCATTAAATTTGCAAAGGATTACTTCACTCCACCTCACCGGGAGCGCCCCCTGgcgggtgaaagtgaaaccgtaCGGGGTTTGCCAATTCCGAGAGCATCTGCTGCTGTAGCCACAGCTGACCGAGGAACCAAGAACCTCgcggtgtttggtgtgtgcaaatttaaatgcaaaccAATGCGCCTCCTTTCGGTTGGCATCTTTACGCCGTGGCCGCCCCGTTTCGCGCCAACATTGCGCAGCGATTACGGATTCATCATGCGGGAGCCACACCGACCGGGCTTCCGGCCgaggcgaaaaaataaaataatataaatcccttttcgtttcttttttctttctctgaCCTGGCTTATGATTTTTTGCCACCGTGCCGGTGAAAGTTTCGCCTGATCGATCATCGCCTTTGGCTGGGGTTGGGTGGCCGAACGGAAAGCGGAAGGGCAGATTAGGCCGCACACCTCCCGGGTCCCAgctgggtggggtttttttttctttttttttgtgtgtgtgcattttttctttttagtgCCCATCCTCAGGCGATGGAGTTGACGGTTAAATTTTCGATTGCCGAAACTCAGTCACGTACTCGCGCGTGGCAACATAACGGTGGGGGAGGAGGAAAAGTGAGtgtgagggagagaaaaaaagtaaaataataaaaagcacacacacacacacacacgcacggcacGAGTCGGGTGGTGAATTTTAAACCTTCTCAAACGACAACGCCCCTTCGTCAATGTGCTCTGGTCgaggtttttgggtttttttcttgcctttttattttgttcccAGCAACTGAAAGCAAGAAAACGaccaaaagaagaaagagaaaaagatcAACAATCCCAGGATTCCGGTCCGGCAGGGTCGTGAGACGATGTTGGAAGGCCCGAATCGAACcgaatcaaattaaaattgtaTTAACGAGCCGGAAATCATGTCGAACGAACCCGAACGTGCACACCTTGGCATTTCACCGGTTCTGAAACGCCCACGATAGGtaggttcgcttttcttttcacccgcCCGGGTGAAGATGCTCCCAACTGCTAGCTACCCTTCTCTAGGTGTAGCACTGCCCGATGGAGGTGGAAAAAGGTTTGGTCTGTATTTAATCACCCACCGGTACCGGCTCGAAGCTCAGTTCGGTGCAGTGATCAAGTGACGTTTGGTGTCTCTTTAGCCGCACGTGGTGTGCTGTTGACATCGTTTCCCGCCGCGTTTCGTATTAGTAGCTGTCAGTAGTAGTGTCTCAGCAGTATGTCGACTGTCAACGTGTGGCAATGTCGCTACCAAGTGCTGGTGGCGTTGTTGGCTCTGGCTGGTGGAACGCTCGGTCAGCTGTCATTTCACAATGATCCCTCGCAGAACAGCTTCTCGATCAAGCTGCCCGCCTTCCAGCAAACGTTTACGCGCTATTTCGGCAATCAACCACACGGggcgctgctgcagcagcaacagcagcttccGAACACGCTGGTAAGAGGCTGCTCAGCTGCTGTATGTTTGGTGGAGAATTCAAATGTTCGTTCACGTGCTCGAATCATGACGGTCACGGATGCTGCATGTCTTTGCCAGGCTTACGTCCTATTCAAACGGGGTATTAGTTTCTTCGATATTCATGTAAATCGCGTTATTTCtgtgtgatttttcttcaccgaATGTTCGTGATATGTTTAATGAAAGTCTCGATATTGATGGATGAGTTAATGCGCAACTAGAACGACGTTTGATACATTCTTTCAAAGATGCGTTGACGAATCCAGTAAATGTGTTGCAGTTCGCATTATGAAAACCATTAAATAGGGATTTTTAGGACATGCACTAAAAAAGCTTTATATTGCgtatttgaatgaaaattgtttcagATTTTTTTGTCGTAAATAATTGCGCAAAATTTCAATatgcatttaatttgtttaaatttcaatGCATGCCAGAAATCAATCTAATTACATAATAAAAGTTGGTAGCATTTCTATCTGTGATTTGATATGCAGGTGATGGCTTTGAATATATGGTATGAGGATTTGAACAAGTTGAAAACCTAGAAGATAAAACTAAATGGAGACTCATCCTCATGATCCtcattttctttaatttttgtaaACTAATTGGATGCGCCTAGTTGTTTTCCTGCGAGCGCAATCAGTCTAAATTTCATTAGGGGAATTTTCTCTAATGATACCTAGAATCCCTCTAACCTGACCTACACAAAAGTCCTCGCTTTCGTCCTTCATCCAGCTTTTGATTTTATGTGTATGCTTTCTAAGCTGACCTGAACAAAGGTCCGCGGTTCCATCCTTCTTGCCGCTTTCCATTTTATGATTACTTACAGCCGGCACTGCGTCGGAATACCAACCATTGGTAGAATTGCCCTACCGAAGATCACACACTACCTGCTACCGGTATCGCAGATGAGCTCCGTTTGAgctcaattaaaataaacccgTGCCCTTTCACCAGCAATGATTGGCATTCGCGATGATGGCGGATCCCGCAGGTGCAGCAGCTTCTGCTGACTGCTTCACTGCAAATCACCATCACCGTTCCGGGCGTGATTTCAAGAATCTCGTCTCCTCGTGCCAGGACGAAAAGGAGTAAACATCGATTGtcataaaaaaagagagggagaagagaaaaaaaaacccacacgaaTGTTGCTCGTAAAACAAGAACCTGGATCGTTCTCACCGAGCAGGTAGAGAAGCGAAAGGATGCGGGTTGTGTCTACTTAAATTTTATCTACCTGTACCGCAGCTTCCGgtgatttttctctcctcgCACCTGTTACCGAATCCTGCCCGCTCGAACGCTGCAGCTCGTTGACTTCTAGCGTCGTCTGTGTTGCAAGATGGCGCCACCATTACTTGACAGCTGCCGGTTGGGCGCCATCTTGCAGCCGGTAATGAAATGCACATTCATTTAGCGTCGCTTCCAGTGTAGCTTTCCGAGACCAGTAGCAAGCTGCTGCCAGTGGGAACTGAGAACCGGGTACAATAAATAGGAATGCACCACCGGGTGTCTCGTTATTCTGCtgcaaccgaaactggcagtCGCCTGATGCGCGTCCTGTTGCTCTAGCAACGGTGCATAAATTGTCGATTTTCCTACATTCCCTTCGCCAGGTGCCTGTCCCCCAGCACTAGGGAGcgctatttctttttctcggtCTTTCATGCTGCAAGCGCGCCCTTCTGGCTCTGGTTTatttaaaatccttttttttccgctccatGCGTTGGGTAACGGTGCTTCCTCGACCAGGAAATGAACGATCCCGGTTCGTTCCATTTTACGGGAATGTTTCTGGTTGATTTCCCGGTTGTGTGCACCCAAAATTATGCTCCAATAATATCATGCATGTCTGCAACCCCTGGAGCTCGAGTATTTCCCCTGGTGCATGTCGGATTGCGCCATTGCGTTCCgaggggttgattttccttccggTTTCGGGCGCCATTCCGCCCATTGATACGTCATGCATTTCATGAAAACTCCCACCAATGAGGAGCCATGCTTgttggtttgtgtgtgcgtgtgtgaacaTTAATTTATCCTTCAGCTCATTTGTAGCTGCAATTTCATAATTGGTCAAGTTAATCAGCCGAGTAATCGAGGTTTGCAATCCGAGTGTGAGTGGTGCGAGGAAATTGCTGGAAAAGCAATGGAAAGGTCAATAAAGCCACAGAAATGGGATTTAATTTCGATTACTCTGTgcaattaattttgcattacTTTTTGTAGCGTTTTTTAAAGCCACAAACCGATCAGAAGGTGGACCATTTTTGTCCTAGAGCCTTATTTTAGTTCTTTTCAATGTTACTTTTATGAAATTCTTACAtactcttttctctctctctcgctatgaGCAGATGCAGCCATCTTTGATAGGTAGCCAGGCACAAGCTTATCAACAgcgacaacagcagcagcaacagcagcctcTATATTATCAGCAGCAAGCACAACAGCAGCCACAACCCGACAGTCTCAACCGGTATGTGGCGCAGTTCCCAGACCAGCCACACTACACCGTGCAGGAGAATTACATCAACCCGAACATTCGCCtgcggcagcaacaacagcggctTCTTCAGCAGCAGATGCAGCAGTTGAACAACTATCAAGGTCTTGGTGCACAGCCTGCCCCAACCGCTCAGGATGCGAGTGTCTACTCAGCCGGAAATCAGGTGAGTAACTCGACCACATCTCATGTAGGTGTTCAATGTACTAAAGGGTTACCTACTCCTGATTCTTCTGCCGCAGCCACAGCCACAATCGCAGTACGAGTACACTCAACAACCGACCGGGGCAGAAGCTGATCTTGGACAGGAACAACCGGTTAAAGGGCAGCAGTACCAACCTGTAGACGGACAGCGAGGTCacttccagcagcaacagcatcagggAAACTCAGCGACAGATGCCTCAACAGCTGCAAAGTTAATCGGTGTTGCCTTTTCACCCTCGAACGAGGTGTCGCAAGTAAAGTTCAGCAGTGCCGGTCTTAAGTACAACTTCTGAAAcgtcccggtttttttttgtagcaaataGGAGTGTGGTATTTTACTTTGTGTGAAGCTCGAACAGTTCAATAAAACGCCATTTTATATTAAACATCAATGTCTGGTATTGGGTTAGGATGATGGAGGTCAGTCCTTGCGTTGATTGGGGAGTTCGTTCGTATCAGCTTCAGAGACTCTAACACGTTTAAATGTACCCAAACTATTGGTCTTTGATTGGTTTGAAGAATCTCGCTCGTCTACGTAGGTATGTTTGAAGTTTGCAAGGCTCGAGTCGCTCTAGACGTGACCTAAAGTAAAGCGGACTGACGATAGCACCTTCTATCAGCTCGATCCGGCCGCCAGGAAGGAGTCGGGCAGCTGTCAGTAGGAAGATTTGATTGGATTCccgaaggaaccgaaaaaCCGCACGACGCAGTAACACACAGCAGGTTATGCGCCCCAATTGACCGGGCTTTAGTAAACCAACCGACCCTAACGGTCACATCTAATTAGCATCCCACGTCGAAGGTCGaccatttcccaacccccgcAGCTGTCAACACCCATCAGCATCTCCGAAGTCTTCTCCCTCGGTGGCTGAGCGCGGTTCCTGCGGTCTGGAACGTCCTGCAGATCCTGAAGCTCGATAAGAGCAGGTTCCGATGCACCGAAGCGACCCAATCGGGCCGCTTGGGGTTTCGGTTTctaagggtgtttttttttctccactggCACGAGCAGATAATCGGCGTTGGGTTAAGCGGTTCTGGCAGTCTAAAGATGGCAAGACCGCGCCTGGGAAGCAATTATTGGCAAACTCAATCAGCGCCCGGAGCTACGCCCGAGCCGGTTGGTCGAGCCCTTAATGCGCGATGATGGTGATAATGAATTTCGCGTCCCACGCGGCCCACCGGTGGAACAAATGGCACATTTTATTAGTTAAAAGCATCGAGCCCCTGGGTACGCGCGGATGGGGTGCTTTTCCTAAGGGCTCTTAAATTGCTCTTTTAATTACGCCCGGGAGTCCCTGAGCGGAGACATCCACCAGCTGGGGAGGTGAGGATTgagagttgttttttttttcggtgttgaGTTTTTAACTTACAGACAAATAAAGCAGCCACAAAATGGAGGCGCTCTCAGTTGATGaggtgtcgtcgtcgttgtggtgATGGTTGTTGATGGAAAGTCTGGGATGGAATTTGGTTGGCAGTGGCACTTTTTTGACTGCTAAATCTAGGACTTAGAGAAATCAACGCCTGGTATGTGTTCAAATTGCGGCCTCGTTTGTagtgcaaaacaaataaacactcttattattttcattttctaagAGGAAGGACACAGGACACAGGTCTAACAGGATAAGAGGGGTTTAAGCTAAACAGGGGGATTGATTTACGCTCTGTTTAATTGAAGTTTATTTAGAAAAGAATAAAGCAAATCATTTAGAACGTTTAGACACATTTAGAAAATCTATATATTTATCTAACTTTATATGCGAGATAAATCTCAATCTTTCACTTAGATTTTTCAcgattttctttgtttatgTAATGAATagatgaaaatgatttttatcCTCTCATTTTTCTATGCGATAAGTTCAATAcgatattttttattgcaaaaattcaataaGTAAATAGTAAGCTACATATTGAGAGTCGTCCTATTAATTTCAATAATAAATCGCTGGGGAAATCACAGAACATCTAAGGCTAGCAAAATAATTAAGCAGTGGAACGATTGCATGTATGTAAATTACCATTCGTTTCAGTAGGTGAGTTAAAATTGCTTCGAATTTGTTATGACATACTGAACCATCAATGAGTGCTGCAAAAATCAAGTTTCCATCGAATGATTATTTAAACAACCTTTCAAACCAACATTAACTAAACAATATAAAAGTAGACTGCTCagatttttatttacaaacagCCTCGGGCTGATGCAAAGATGGGGCACTTGTTGAGCCTGGGCTCTCGATGTTTGTGTTCGAGATTGGTTTGCTCGAGTCGTAGAAATACAACAGAGCAAAGATCCGATTATATCCCGGGTGATTGGCAAGACTATTTCGATCCAATGATAGAAGGCGCTTCCTTACGGTGTGCCTCAACCACCATTAACAGTCTCTCTGATTGTAACGAACATtggttattaaaaaaaaaaaacatataaaaaagaaaatttaaatgttttaaaatctgGTTACCGACATATAAAGCGCCAGAATCAAAAAAGTTGTTTGAAATGTTCCAAAAACCGATTTTGATACCGACAAAATCATTAATTTATAACAAGCACATATCttatttgcattattttataaatattttttatgttggtcaTGCAGCAATATGTTTGTAATGAAACTCTTTATGATAATATGAGCAATGTTATGAATTAAGGCAGTTTGCCAATCGGCTTCATCTGGGGCAGAGACACCAGAGAATGATTGAGTCGTGCCTCCTCCGATCCCTAGGGAAAGCGATTTTCAAGACTATGATCGAGACAAATCAGGCATCGATCTGCTGCTGCAATACCAGCAATATAATAAGAGAGATAATTTAGAAAGGATGCTTATAAAGTTAACTTTACTGAGGTCGCTGAATACGAAGCTCTATTATGGATCGTGAAAGGTACATTATTAATTTGTATCAAGAATCATTAAAAGCCAATGGAAAAGTTTGTCAATTGTTAACCAAGATACAAGAATTAAAGCtagttttataaaaaaataccttACATTAAAAGACAAAAACTATCATGACGCAACCTAACGAAACGGTGCAGTACTCGCCCTCGTTAAATTCATTTTCTGCTGCGAGTGTTCGCAAAAGCGCCACTAAAAGAATGTGCTCCCCATGGCTAATAACACTCTCTCTCCAATCATTCGATTTCACTGTTCACTCGTTCCACTGTACCATGGTTCCCGTCAGCCAGATTAACCCGTTCCGTGCCAATGCGCGACCGTGGATTGAATAATTGAATGTCCCA
This genomic interval from Anopheles nili chromosome X, idAnoNiliSN_F5_01, whole genome shotgun sequence contains the following:
- the LOC128728579 gene encoding probable basic-leucine zipper transcription factor Q; translation: MSTVNVWQCRYQVLVALLALAGGTLGQLSFHNDPSQNSFSIKLPAFQQTFTRYFGNQPHGALLQQQQQLPNTLMQPSLIGSQAQAYQQRQQQQQQQPLYYQQQAQQQPQPDSLNRYVAQFPDQPHYTVQENYINPNIRLRQQQQRLLQQQMQQLNNYQGLGAQPAPTAQDASVYSAGNQPQPQSQYEYTQQPTGAEADLGQEQPVKGQQYQPVDGQRGHFQQQQHQGNSATDASTAAKLIGVAFSPSNEVSQVKFSSAGLKYNF